The sequence below is a genomic window from Oreochromis aureus strain Israel breed Guangdong linkage group 12, ZZ_aureus, whole genome shotgun sequence.
gcactgtggtcacgccagcatcaaatccatccaagttatatggtttattaaaatcaaatcaaattacagcatttacatatatgttagactacttttaattaactgctttagcacacttacaatgaaaatttaaaaaaaatcttgttcatgacctgtgtagtatgttaacactattggaagtaaaaataacttgaactccagtTTTGAAAGcacaacttttctttttcttttcttttttttttatataaagctctgacttgtattatgagtgtggggagagagtcctgtaactctctgtctgcaaaatacagtaaataatgaccagtgctgggcaattaattatatagctacttctttaaaaaaaagttactgagttttgcaaacaacaaagttttttgcagctgtttacctaaaaatgccgccaaggtgttttttaaaataaacattttaaactatttacagaacattcagctgttctgcatcaaatttgatgccacacaaattatttgtgccactccaaaaaataatttctgtaaactatgagataaaggagaaaaacaacctgcaggcctgacaacaggagatgtaccactcctgtaacacctgtaacattcagcagtcgcctcattgttctgacacacacaacaaaactattgtcTACACTACACGCcgactacacaagatttgcgctaaacgtcgcaaatctctcacatctcaaaacaccgccgtcactcctaaaacttacCCCTCCCTAAACAACTAAgtgccatgttgccatatcattttttgattggtcattttttccaccaataggaaaggctgggttttttttggcgttgtgttgtttttgctcacaggcagagagtgctttcgagcgttttccttataaaacgccgtttttaccgtttcttcctgcagtaaatataaacaacgacagtattcaggaagaaaaccaaacattgcatatttttatcataactctggttttacgtggcctatcaacacaacttaaaaactggtataaagtccgcactttttccgtcaattgttccgtctgtcctgctcacatctccaatggttgtacacgttgtcattaacgtggcttcgctccacatcagccacgccgctttgctagctaaaacgccggtgtcggcacataaggacgctgtcatagcctgtcaaccacgttgattagctgcatatatacgaatgtgaatcgcattattggcgggactatgggataaggtggcatcgttctgatcccatacgggagcagccagtcactttgTTAGGGTTgtttgttaaagtattaattttaatttcaattcaggttagatttttttgtgtgtgtgtgcgcaacgcagattttctgtgcgcagagaccgtgccagcagttgCGCACGCAGCAgtttagagggaacattggtagGGGCGTAGaccgaccggtaaattgagagcttcgcttttacactcagctctctcttcaccacaacagaccggtacagcgtcAGCGTCACTGCAGCCGCcgcaacattcaatatttataaTTTACTGTTACTTGTGCTTATGTTGGCTGTTACTGTGGTTTGccgtttgtgttgttttcttttttcttttcttttttcagcaggTGATTCAACAGATTTTCAGtgtcctttctctctgtctctcttctcctctagttttctttctctctccttctgttaACTCGGTTCCCAatatctctttttcttctttatcttttttatcTTTCTCTTCCCTGTCTTTTCCTGTCCATTCtgactgtaaaaatgtaaaagttaaataaataaataaataaagatcgATTAAACTATGACAACAAAATCCACCAGTATGCCAAAAGCTGTAATGATCCACTTgagaaaataaatctgttgCGCATTTGTCTTTGCCTTCAAACAGTAAACAGTGCTGGacaggacaggcaaaagaaaagaaaagaaaagaaagaaatcaaactTGATTAGACCtctagtctgtgtgtgtgggtcagTAACAAGAAAAATTATACAGTTTGTCATATACATGCAATGTAAATACAAATACTGTTATAAAACTATACATTTAATATGAAATTTATATGAAATTTAATTTACATCAACTGTTGCTTAAATACAATATTCACCACAATAATATAACTAAATCAGAACTTCCTGCTTAAACTGAACAAAATAAACCAACTCCAATCAATAAGGTGTcacttatatttatttatttatttattaataaggaACTCCATTAGCTTCcacaaggcaaggcaaggcaaggcaaggcaagtttatttatatagcacaattcaacaacaaggtgattcaaagtgctttacagagacattaaaaacaaaaacaaataaaaagcttgatttaaatttgattaaaacaagcaaacaaacaaacaaacaaaacagtatataaaatcaaatatcaaaacagtagataaaatcagaacagaagataaaatcagtagttaaaaagtaggttttgaaatttaaacttaagtgtggatttggtgctttattcaaatgcagctgagaataggtaagtcttcaacctggatttaaataaactgagtgtttcagctgatctgaggctttctgggagtttgttccagatataaggagcataaaagctgaatgcagcttctccgtgtctggttctgactctggggactgataacagaccggatccagatgacctgagggatctggaaggttcatactgggtcaggaggtcactgatgtatttcggtcctaaaccattcagagctttatagaccagcatcagaactttaaagtctatcctctgacggacaggcagccagtgtaaagacctcagagctggactgatgtggtccacttttttggtcttagtgaggactctagcagcagagatctgaatgagctgtagttgtttgactgattttttaggtagacctgtaaagatgctgttacagtaatcaagcctactaaagatgaatgcatggactagtttttccaggtcctgttgagacatcagatcttttatccttgaaatattcttgaggtgatagtaagctgattttgttattgtcttaatgtgtttttctaagtttaggtctgcatccatcactacacccaaatttctcacctggtttgtggtttttaggtgtatagattgaagttctctggtgacctgtaatcgtttttcttttgcaccaaagactattacctcagttttatttttgtttagctggagaaaattgtggcatcaccagtcattaatttcctcaatgcatttaccaagagcctgtacagggcctcggtctcctggtgacattgtgatatatatttgtgtgtcatctgcgtagctatgatagtttattttgttgttctttataatctgtgccagtgggagcatgtaaatgttaaacagaaggggtcccaagatggaaccccTTCACAACAGTGGTTGCTAATCTTCCTGGGGCCCAAGCCATCAAATATAATCCAATAAAACATTATGGTAGCTAAACATCATTGCCAGAGACGCCGACAGGATCAACAAACTAATTCACAAGGCTTTAACCATTATTGGCCAGAGTCAAAGAGGAACAGGAAGTCACTGCAAAAACTGATCTCAATCATACAAAATCCATCCCACCCACTCCACTTCACGCTGCTGTGATAACAGAGTTCATTCTCCCTCAGGCTTATTTAACCTGGCTGTAATAAGGAATGCTTCAGGAACTCATTCCTGCTTTTTTCTGGAAAACTGTACAATGATTCTGGGAAACTGTACAATGATTCTGTACAGTGAGCCTGTGgcactttcactttcactttagctatgttgtttatttgctaTGGACTGCACTATTTTCATTCTTTATTCTGCTGCTATAACACTATCATTGTCCTGGTAACATTCAAACTGATATGTTCTGTATTTATTCAACCAGAAATGATAAGTCTCTTAAAACATGCAGCACATGTTCCTGCATGCCATAATATCCaagaatgtgtgtttttctcagaAAAAGAAATGCCTTCTAGCTGCAGATCTTTGAATACCTGTAATGTAAACTTTGGTTCAAGAGGGCAGGGTAAGCTCAAAGGTACATTACAAAAAACAGCACAGCTGTCTCCCTTGCAGAGCAATTCAATATTCCAAAAACTGACATGTGGTATGTGACTGGCATCGCAGGGTTTGAAAAGACATGTTCCCCtgctacatgttttttttccttcttattcTGGGATAAAGTATCATTTGCAGCCAGGAGAACATATAATTCTGGTTAATAGTTTCTCAAAAGAGCCATTGTATGGTTGTTGATAGTATATAAAAGTGCAAACCTAATGCTCATTAACATTAACAGCGGGCCAAAATTGGAAAGTTAGACGTGTTATTACCATTACAATATTATAATGTACGAATGTAATGCcataaaatgacaaaagaaattGCAAAATAATACCACACAACTATGAAAGGATGGGGGTCACTTCAACTATAGCATCAATCAATAGCCAGTAACATTAATGAAGCTGTGAAGCGGGAAAAAGGTTTCACACTAATGTAGAAGTAGATTCACTAATTGTGGTATGTAAAATCAAAACATTTATTCCTCAAAGGGGAGTACCTCGTTTCTACATGCCGTAGATTGACAGCAGCTCCTTCTGAGAGTGTCTTTCTAAGAACTGTTGTTGATGTTCTTTATAGCTTTAGGGAACACCCCAAAGGTGTACTTTAATGGATCAGGTTAGGTTCAAAGCATACATAAAGTTCAAATGACACAGTAACTGACAGTTCAAAGTCATGCAGATGTTTCAAGACTCTCTGTCTTTCAAAGATTTAAAGACATCTTCAGGTCTGTGACTGGCATCTCTAAAAGTTTCTTACTGTTACCTTCTCAATAGATCACTGGATGAAGACTTTGTCTACGGCCTGGAAAATGaacactcaaaaataaattcaaatctTACAATTGCTCAAGAAATTTATTGATTTAAATATCAAGAGAAATGTTAGATTGCATCTATTAACCAGTAGCTCAGGTCAACAAAAAAATTATTACAGATTACTATTTGAGCTTCAACCAGTACTAATCAGTTAAAATACAGGGCCTGGACTTCAGTGTGGGAGTCCACTGGCAACCACTGGCTAGTATATGgttgcagtaaaaaaaattttaaaaaaagccacGCACTTAAATGTATAGCCTACTCGAACCTCTATAGAGAGCTAAATATGATTTTAGTATTATTATCTGCCAGAGTCGGAATTagtgtgtagttttttttccattttgcacTTTTGAGCTTACATATATCTTgtgattttctttctctttggttGGGCCAACATGTTTTATATATCAAAAACAAGAGGGCGGCCAAAAATCTAACAACAAATCAGGCAAGACAAACCTATTGGGGAgtaagtataaaaaaatgaccGTGGTCTCTGTTAAGTGATTTAACAGAGACCACGCAGGTCGTCACAAAATGCATAAGTCGCAAGCCCTGGCAAGTGTTTCACCTTTAGAACCTTACGTCTCCAGCATACATAGAACCAATTAAACATTCTTTAAGATAAAATGCAGCACCCTCCTAAGGATAACACTTCAAGAAGGCTTTCTCGTCCTAAACATGTGAACAATAATTACATATGCCAAGtcaatttcatttttatacTACATTTAAAAGGGCAGTTGGCAGTTTTACATTAAATGTAtccaaagaaaaagtaaaacacagacaagcataaaaaaatgaaaaccaagCAAAAAGCACAACAATGATAAACAGCATGAAAATTGTGGGATAAAattataaaaggaaaaaatgaaaaacaaaaaacagaaacagataaAATCTAACAAtagaaaaacttaaaataaagcAGTTGCAATACAGTGTTACATATACTTTGATATGAAGTTATCTTTATTGCTACCAGTTGTTTCAACTACACTACCAATTATGAGACAAATGTCTACATATGCTGGGAAATTACTGACATAAACAACTGTCTGATGATGCTGTTATAAAACCCACTGACAACATTCAAGAAACAAAGATCAGACATGGGTACAATgtagcaaagacaaaaaaaaataactgtaaaagtAAAATTCCCAGCAAATTTACGTAATAATTAGTTACCTGCAGACGAATGCTcctgaaaaaagaaatgaaaaaagcacacacaccgCAAGCTCTAATTAATAATGCCACCCTTAGCACACTACACTTTTTATTCCCTTTACACACTAATTGTCATGAGTTATGTATTGCTTTTTTCATACAACTTAAGAATCCAGGAGCTGCATTTTGAATCATTTACAGCTGAGAAAGATTATATACTATACCTCCCAAATCTAGGCAAAAACAACGACCACAGAGGAATCTTTGgatcaacaaaaaaaatataataagagACTGAAAGACCTCTTTTGAGATCAGAGATTGCAGTATGAATCAAAGAACTGTCTGCACTGTTATATTTGGTCATGCTGGACCTCTGCTGCCATCAAGAGGGGAAATCTAGGCTCAATGACATGATTTAAttccactttcttttctttcagataCTTTAAAAGTTACAGTTTGAGGAATATGCTCTGACCAATTTGGTTTTCGCCTTAACAGTTATATTTAAGGTGTCACTTACTGCTCACATTTAGTTTATTAATTTGCTCCGTAACCAGTTCAGGGGAAAGAGATGGATTTGAGGGAGATGGTTGTCCCTGTTGAAACTGAGGCGTAGCAGGAGGGTATGCAGGTACTGAAGGTGATGTGAATCCTGGAACTGAAAACCCGTATGGAGCAGCACCTTGTGGCCACTGGTTAAAATTGCCACTTGTTATGTTTGCATGCTGAGCGGGATCTAGCGAGGGACAAGCATCTGATCCAGTGGGGAAGGCAAGGGAAGTGTAGTTGCTGTAACTTGGAGCCCAGGCTCTACTAGGTGGGTAAGGCCCCACAGCCTCACCAGGCTGAATGGCTGCAAATCTGTAAGGAATGATGACCAGTGGAAACACCACCTCTGGGTCAAAGGCAAAACTAATGTCCAGATATACCTGGGAAAAAGTCAGAGATTTAgaatcaaatcagactaaagtAACAATCAAATTAAAAGTGCAATTTATAAAACTAccaattttgcttttttaatttgacatataattattatttgttaTGCTTTTTTATGCAGTGTCTTATATTCATAGTAGTTATTAATTATTTAAGAGGTTAAGACACACATTTTCTTTATCTGTTATTTACCTACAAACATTTACAACCAAAGTTCACCATGAAATCCCTGTGACATAGTTTTATACCTTTATCTGATATTCAACTGAGATGATATCACAGTTACGGAGGGTGGCGATGGCATCACTAGGAATCTTCAACTGGCAGGAGGCAGTTTGCTCTGAGTTTGGACGGATAGTGTCCCCGACCGCTTTGAACAGAGTCTCATCACAGGTTTTAGTCTTGCCATCGCATCTGTACACTATTTTCTGCTGAAGTTTGAATTTGGGCCTCGTGTTCTTGGAGGAAGAGTTACAGATTTTGGCAACAACAGATGAAGTTTCACCTGTCAAAAGCAAATATTAACAataagcttcattttttaaTCTATTCACATTTGATTTTGTAAGTTGCAGATATTTTACCTGGAAAACAAACTCCTCTGCAAATGGTAGCAGACATCTGAACCTGTCCCTTAGAGAAAACACCGATGTCTTTACTCACTGAACGAGATTGTGGACACTGTAAAGAACCagacagacatttttttcaATCAACTCAATTGTAATTCAGATGTCAAATTTATAACACATCATTGTAGTGTTTACCATTACTTGAGGAGTGTGTAGAAATGCCTTAGAAACAAACTTGATCTCTTTTTGTACTGCAGAAGGCAAACGCCAGCTCCTAGTTATCTTTGCTTCAACCACATAGACAATTTTTCCATGTTTCCCCTGGAAGGATGAAGGCATGTtcctaaaaaaacagaatctagTTATTTGTAAAAGCAAACTACAGCACGGTATTAATGCTTGAAGCCAGAAATTCCCACATACCCCTCTGGGATTTTAAGGCTGAATTTAAAAGTGTGGGCCCCTTGGGGAAGCGAAGTGCCTGCAAGAGAAATATGATTAAACTTTCCTGCAGAGACTTTTATAATGGCAGCACCTTCAAAAATAGTAAAAGAGAGTAAACGCGTTCTCAACGCTGCCATCATGATGTTTAGGATCAGATATAGAAATTGTGAGTTTTGCAACTAAGAAAAATTAATGTATTTACTCATTTGTAAATATGTGACCAGAAATTTCTTTAGATGATCttctacactgttaaaaaaaaaatcctagaaaaacagtaatattccggcagctggggcgccaaaataataccagaaaataacagaaaataacgttctcataaaaatacggctattttcagtaatgacaatacagtttgttgccctaattttacatgggattttgcctttttcaagtgcttttaaacattaaattaggaacatgttaatgtgattaaacaatgaaattacctataaacaaggtcaatgaatgtggcaatatgaataataatacttaaatgtacagaaatatacagttaacagttggtttaaataataatgaattgcatgccctgggacagactgacagaggcgaggctgccatatcgcaccatcggcccctccggccatcaccagtaggcggtaggtgaagtgtcttgaccaaggacacaacgaccgagagtgtccgagccggggctcgaacaggcaaccttctgattacaaggcaaactgccaactcttgagccacgatcgccctaaatagcaacaataataataataattagttgatgtaaaaaaagtttatgagaatcattttatatatttttccatagcattacatttgaatttaacagttcaatctttcaaataacggacacatatctgtgaaatcatgatacatttgtgaatgtattttaacaatctaaatatgcatatgtacagacagatacatttaaaaaaacaagaaaattttgttttattacattacagtgattttacgttaatttacatttgaaatgtgaaatcacagtctatttatgtaaatttaatgatattcttaaatttacataaatatttaaatttatgatattctagaagaacagaacaaaactgtaaaatacacagtaaaatacttttatattattattattattacattattattatttatattttttacagtgtaacagTGCGCTAATTTATATACAAAGATGTACTCTGTTCATTTCAATAATTACCTGCCAAACAACACAAATTAATGGCTAAGAAATGAGCACACCTGTTAATGAAGTTTGCTGGAGCAAGTCAGTTTAAGTGAATGTTTTACACATGCTTCTCTCTGGAAAGCATCTGGGAAACAAACAGTGCCAGTTAAAATATATGAGGAGGCTGAAGAAAAATCAATATGATTTAAGGATGTTGGAAAGAAACCGGCTGGACTTGTTCATGAATACGTTTCACTATCCTGCAAGAAGATTCTTCACTTTGAATCAATATGATTTGTCCAGATGAGGGCCGATTCATTACACACTATTTCACCCTGTAAACCCTATAAATCTATGCATAACAGCTGGCCTGTATGATGTGCAGCAGAAACTCAAGCATTCATTATTTATAGTCAGACCCTAAGCTCCCCGTGTGTTAATTAACTAACACTCTCCGCATCgcccttgttttttttctttctgcaggatgTGTGAAGCTGTAGGAACTTATTATAGTTGATATTACTCAGACATTATAAATGATTAGATTCAGACGTTAATCTGACACACTATCACGGTCACACTAAGAGCTGTATTTTGGCAAACAGTTCAATAGTTCCATCCAACAGTTCATGGATGGGTCCGGTAGAGAGAGgtttaagaaagaaagaaaatacttGAAAATCGCTGTGTTTCCTcactgctggaaaaaaaaaggcatgcaTGGGCACTTTAATGATTTGTGGATCTCTGCaactagaaaacaaaacacagttcaCTTCAGTTGTTGCCGAGAAGCAGAAAAAGATCTCAGGGCTGGATAAAGTCAAAGTTTCCAAACTGCGCTCATGACATTAAACCCACACGCCTGTAATTTGTCTAATAAGATAACATCCCCTGAAAACCCCCACAAGTCTGCAGCACCACAAATCCCTTTCATGTAGTTCTTTGTCTCTCAGATCTGTAGTATTCGACATTGACATGTATGTCAAACTGCAAAGGTTAATGTGAATTAAATACCATAAGTGTTTTAAATTTATGTCTGGACATTAATATATGTTATATCAACTGTAATATGTTCCTATAGCCTCACACAGACTgaggaaaggaggaaaaaaagaatgatGTGCGCAATTGGGCACACGGCACTGTTACTTCATCAACGCACGGCAATCTCTGACGGTAAACAATGTtcgtttttggggttttttcttttctttatcttCTTCTCCACTCCGACTAAGTCAACAGTTGCACAAACTTCAGGTTTACGTGGGGAAATAAATCAGCCCTCTTCTGGATGGGTTCTGCCTCCAACTGAGCACAAAAGCATCAGAATTCAAACTTCATTTTAGAATAAGTAAATAAGTGAAGAATTGtgaaagaatttgtgtgtgtgtgtacctttcTATACCCACTGTTATGATccaatgttgtcagtgttttgttttatgcgtgactcctcccaccagaggatggctgtgggttttttcccctttctctctTAGGAGGTGGACACCTGGGCGTGCCTGCTGAGTAGTTGGGTGGAGTCTGTTCCTGTCCTTGGATTGGATAATTGGCTAATCACCTCCAGTATTTAACTACCAGATGACAGCCACCTGGCCCCCCCTCTCTACTAACCTCCACCATCCAACAAAGAGCATGTGTTTTTGAGTTGTTGTTTCATAGTGTCTTTGCCCATTGATTTGCAGTATAGCCGTGTGTGTGACTGGCGTTAGTATCTTAATTTTGTAAATAGCTGTAAATAGATTTGTAAAATAGCAAATGTGTATTTTGTTCACCTTGTATATATttgtcactgcagcagcctagtaggcgtgagaagccatttttgtttgagttttctcctgtttttcatttagaaagttaggtaagtgaattgtcttttgtttggttttcatttgTGTAGGAAAGTATAGGGACCAttagggagttttgtttgttatttttggcactgctcactgctgaagcaaataaatggctgcttagcactttaaaaagatattgttgtttgtgttcttgCTTGGGTGGTGTGTGAGTGGGCCAACTTCTTGTTGCGTTCAATACTCGCCTAGACTAAGAACGTAACACCACAaattagaaaacaaaacaccacagACTGTCACGGTTAATATACCTCAGGAGGCAGAACCAGTGGTTTAATGCCTGGTTCTTCCAGCTATTTCAAAGATGCTTGTATGTCCAAATGGTCCTGCTAGGAATGGCACAGTAACAACCTGTGTTAAAAATTTTCAACCCCATCACTCACAAGGAGGAGTTTTTAACATGCTGAGTGTTGGAGCCTTGCCAGtcaaaaaatatgtaaatgatgAAAATTttcagttgggttttttttcccaacaTTTACAGCAATATCTCTTTCTGGGATTTGATAAtcaaaaaatattgaaattagGGGAAGTTTACCATGGAATTAACAGCAGTGATAACTGTTTTTACTGAGAAGGAAGTTGAAGTACCAGGAAAGACCTGACACAAGCAGGAAGAGAACAAGCAACCTCCATATTGAGAGGGCTGACCCCAACCCTGCCCATAGCTAAACCCTACATTGTGTCAAGGGACTATCTGCAAAGTGCAAGACCCAAAGTAAAAggctaaataaatatttattaactTTGCTctcagaaataataataaaaaaaaaaaaaatcattgatgCAGTCCATTTATTCAtctatccacccatccatccagcTTGTACAAGAGGAAGGGGGCTGGAGTCTATTTCAATTGCTGCAGGGCGGGAGGGTCTGTACCAGTGCTACCATTTAATAAAGCTGGTTATTTTTTATCTGGAAAATTACTGAATAATGCCAAATGCCAAAAGTGTTTTACTATGCAAAAAAGTTCACAGATCAACGGTCTCCAGTTTACCTTCCTACAACACTTAATGTTCCATATAACCACTCCACTAGTTGCTTTGCCAGCTGCcgttgttgtgccaaaaagtgatcatcAGCAAAAAAGTGATTAGGGGTATTTGTCAAAAAATTATTGTGGGAATATAAACAGTTATTAAGTGACTTGTTGACATATAATTTGTCATAAATATGTCAAACATATCTCGTGTGAATCATAAAAGTCATTCTGAGCCAGAAAAGATGTTTGAATCACAAGGTAGGAGCCACAATCTATTTTTGGCAAAATGACTGTCGCACATCTTTTATTTATCTTGTAAAAAGTGTCactgacattaaaatgtgttttcaagaGGGATCTGCCCAAGAAGGCATGAGAAATtataacaaatacaaaaacacatttttccaaTCATACTTTAAGTGACCAAAATGGACTAGCTTGACACAGAGTCATAAAGACTCTTGCAAAATAAGtactttctttatttcataGACGAGCAAGGCTGgattggtggtggtggtggtgtgtggggtggggggggggctcTCCAATTTAACTCTTGATGCATGCTTAATTGTCCAGATACGAGCAATATCTGTGATATGCAATTTAAGCTTGCGAGTCTCCCTTTACCTCACAGGAGTCACAGTTATGATAAATGTATACCACTGGATTGCGAGTGGCAACCTTTATGAGAGTAGTTGTTGCAGATAACACATCAAAGCTACTTTCCCACTCTAAGTTGACAGTTACACAAACTTCAGGTTTACGTGGGGAAATAAATCAGCCCTCTTCTGGATGAGTCCTGCCTCCAATTGAGCACTCGGATATATTGATAACTCATGTATAAAGTCTATGAAAAACGTCAGAATTCAAAATCATTTCAGAATAAGTAAATAATTTAAGAGTAAGGGAAGAATATGTGTGTTTACAATTCTATACACACAtataaggaaaacaaa
It includes:
- the LOC120443196 gene encoding arrestin domain-containing protein 3-like, producing the protein MPSSFQGKHGKIVYVVEAKITRSWRLPSAVQKEIKFVSKAFLHTPQVMCPQSRSVSKDIGVFSKGQVQMSATICRGVCFPGETSSVVAKICNSSSKNTRPKFKLQQKIVYRCDGKTKTCDETLFKAVGDTIRPNSEQTASCQLKIPSDAIATLRNCDIISVEYQIKVYLDISFAFDPEVVFPLVIIPYRFAAIQPGEAVGPYPPSRAWAPSYSNYTSLAFPTGSDACPSLDPAQHANITSGNFNQWPQGAAPYGFSVPGFTSPSVPAYPPATPQFQQGQPSPSNPSLSPELVTEQINKLNVSSK